Within the Thermosynechococcaceae cyanobacterium Okahandja genome, the region TACGTGGTCACCCCCTACAAGGAAATTCCCCTCACCCGCCGTAATATCTTGCACCGCGATAGCCATTCCTGTCAGTACTGTGGCTACACAGGCGATGAGCTAACCCTTGATCACGTGGTGCCCAAGTCCCGTGGCGGTGGTGAAACGTGGGAAAACATTGTCACGGCCTGTGTGCGCTGTAACGTGAAAAAGGGCAACCGCACCCCAAAAGAAGCGGGTATGCCCCTGCGCCAAACCCCCCGCCGCCCCATTAGCAGCTTATACTTTGAAGTCACCAAGCACGTGCGCACGGGCACCCATCAGGAGTGGCGTAAGTACGTTATCGGGATTTAACGATCATCCCCCACTCACCAGCAAAGCAACGAGGAAAACAGGGTAGGCCAACAGCAAAATAAGGCCGGCACCCTTGTGCAGATAGCCGTTGCCGGCCGCTAACCCAATCACCAAGACGAGGGAACCCAGCATCACCAGTAATGGCAGGTGCAGGAGGCGGGCATCTACAATCTGGAGGGGGCGGGCGATCGCGGCAGCGCCAAGAGTCATGGTGACATTGTAGGTAAACGAGCCGACCACCCCAGCAACGGTGCCCTCGGTCATACCACGGCGCGCGGTGGACCACGCAAGAACAACC harbors:
- a CDS encoding HNH endonuclease, whose product is MAKVLVLNASYEPLNITSWQRAVVLLIKGKAEQVEHNGKLVYNNFPLPTVIRLRHYVVTPYKEIPLTRRNILHRDSHSCQYCGYTGDELTLDHVVPKSRGGGETWENIVTACVRCNVKKGNRTPKEAGMPLRQTPRRPISSLYFEVTKHVRTGTHQEWRKYVIGI